The following are encoded in a window of Peromyscus maniculatus bairdii isolate BWxNUB_F1_BW_parent chromosome X, HU_Pman_BW_mat_3.1, whole genome shotgun sequence genomic DNA:
- the Tktl1 gene encoding transketolase-like protein 1, translating to MSEAEASSGMAGNAGPDEKTLQVLRDMANRLRIRSIRATSTSTTSHLTPCSSAAEIMSVLFFYTMRYKQADPENPDNDRFILSKGLPFVNVATGWPGQGLGAACGMAYTGKYFDQASYRVFCLLGDGESTEGSVWEALAFASYYNLDNLVAIFDVNRFGHTGSMSVEHCIAVYQKRCEAFGWNTYVVDGRNVETLCHVFSQAAQVRGKPTAVIAKTFRARGMPNIEDAESWYGRPMPKERADAIIKLIESQIQTNRILVPPAPIEDSPQISIMDINMTSPPVYVADDMVSTQKACGLALAKLGHENDRVIVLDGDTKNSNFSDIFKKEHPERFIQCYSAKQNMVNVALGCTTRDRTIAFVCTFAAFFTQAFDQIHMGAISQMNINLIGSHCGVSIGDDNPYHMALEDLAMFRAIPNCTVFYPSDAISTEHAVYLAANTKEMCFIRTSQAETAVIYTTQETFQIGQAKVVRRSDNDKVTVIAAGVTLHEALVAADELSKEDISIRIIDLFTIKPLDTATIISNAKATSGRIITVEEHYPEGGIGEAVCAAVSMEPNIIVHQLAVTGVPQNGKSSEALDFSGISARHINVAVKCILMN from the exons CCATCTCACACCATGCAGCAGTGCTGCTGAGATCATGTCTGTGCTGTTCTTCTACACAATGAGATATAAACAGGCAGACCCAGAAAACCCAGACAACGACCGATTCATCCTTTCAAAG GGACTACCATTTGTTAATGTGGCAACAGGATGGCCTGGGCAAGGACTAGGGGCTGCCTGTGGGATGGCATATACTGGCAAGTACTTTGACCAAGCCAG CTATCGGGTGTTCTGTCTTCTGGGTGACGGGGAGTCCACAGAAGGCTCTGTCTGGGAGGCATTAGCCTTTGCATCCTATTACAATCTGGACAATCTCGTGGCAATATTTGATGTGAACCGCTTTGGACACACTGGCTCCATGTCCGTTGAGCACTGCATTGCTGTCTACCAGAAGCGTTGTGAAGCCTTTGG GTGGAATACTTACGTGGTAGATGGCCGTAACGTTGAGACCCTATGCCATGTGTTCTCACAGGCAGCTCAAGTGAGAGGCAAGCCCACTGCTGTGATTGCCAAGACCTTCAGGGCCCGAGGCATGCCAA ATATTGAGGATGCAGAAAGTTGGTATGGAAGGCCAATGCCAAAAGAAAGAGCAGATGCAATTATCAAATTAATTGAGAGCCAGATACAGACCAACAGGATTCTTGTACCACCAGCTCCTATTGAGGACTCACCTCAAATCAGCATCATGGATATAAATATGACCTCACCCCCTGTTTACGTAGCTGATGACATG GTATCTACTCAAAAAGCATGTGGTTTGGCTCTAGCTAAATTGGGCCATGAAAATGACAGAGTTATTGTGCTGGATGGTGACACCAAGAACTCCAACTTTTCTGACATATTCAAGAAAGAACACCCAGAGAGATTCATCCAGTGTTATAGTGCTAAACAAAACATG GTGAATGTGGCTCTGGGCTGTACCACCCGTGACCGGACCATTGCTTTTGTTTGCACCTTCGCTGCCTTTTTCACCCAAGCATTTGATCAGATACACATGGGAGCCATCTCTCAAATGAACATCAACCTTATTGGTTCCCATTGTGGGGTATCTATTG GTGATGACAATCCCTATCACATGGCCCTGGAAGATCTGGCCATGTTCAGAGCAATTCCCAACTGTACTGTTTTCTATCCAAGTGATGCCATCTCCACAGAGCATGCTGTTTATTTGGCAGCCAATACTAAG GAAATGTGTTTCATTCGTACCAGCCAAGCAGAAACTGCAGTTATTTACACCACTCAAGAAACCTTTCAGATTGGACAGGCCAAG GTTGTCCGACGCAGTGACAATGACAAGGTCACAGTTATTGCAGCAGGAGTCACTTTGCATGAAGCCCTAGTGGCTGCTGATGAGCTCTCTAAAGAAG ATATCTCTATCCGTATCATTGACTTGTTTACCATTAAACCTCTGGACACTGCCACAATCATTTCCAATGCAAAAGCCACATCTGGCCGAATTATCACCGTGGAGGAACATTACCCAGAAG GTGGCATTGGGGAAGCTGTCTGTGCTGCAGTCTCCATGGAGCCTAACATCATAGTTCATCAGCTGGCAGTGACAGGGGTGCCTCAGAATGGGAAATCCAGTGAAGCACTAGATTTTTCTGGAATCAGTGCCAGACATATCAACGTAGCTGTGAAATGCATCTTAATGAATTAA